One window of Pyrus communis chromosome 12, drPyrComm1.1, whole genome shotgun sequence genomic DNA carries:
- the LOC137710488 gene encoding chaperone protein dnaJ 13, giving the protein MMEEEEGPPNRELYALLHISPEASDEEIRKAYRQWAQVYHPDKYQAPHMKETATENFQRICQAYEILSDENKRKIYDIYGMEGLTSGLELGTKLNKAEELKEELERLRKMKEQEKVAAHFRPSGTILANMSLPHFLHGHGIMRGMAMTSSVQSQLSKHNTLSIGGNLAVNGNAGGGAATVVFGHQMSSVSSIEFIGSAGLRSLIGVQTTRNLSSHLTATSGLSLSLKDGSLNLTNSWTRQLSETASGNIHLSLGSESAVSVGWRKKQEKLSAAGELKCGIDSFEASAHYNHRFSSKSHGRISGKIGSTALEIEIGGGRKLSQFSTVRMLYSIGIQGIFWKFELHRGGQKLIIPVLLSRHLDPVFATGAFLIPTSVYFVLKRFILKPYYLKREKKKALENMEKTSAQVREARAAADKAQKLLQNVATRKQNRQQEIGGLVISNALYGNLKALKKSDAPVESNDSQVIDVKLPLNFLVSDSGELKLHKGVKKSGIMGFCDPCPGEPKQLYVEYTYGGGRYEVTVDDYDELQIPQEEHRI; this is encoded by the exons ATgatggaagaggaagaaggacCGCCCAACAGAGAACTGTACGCGCTGCTTCACATCTCACCGGAAGCCTCCGATGAGGAAATCAGAAAAGCTTACAGGCAGTGGGCCCAAGTCTATCACCCTGATAAATACCAAGCTCCTCat ATGAAAGAGACCGCTACAGAAAACTTTCAGCGGATATGCCAAGCGTATGAGATATTGTCAGATGAGAATAAAAGGAAGATATATGACATTTATGGGATGGAAGGGTTGACTTCTGGTTTGGAACTTGGGACAAAACTGAATAAAGCAGAAGAGTTAAAGGAAGAACTGGAGAGGTTGCGGAAAATGAAGGAACAAGAGAAGGTCGCAGCACATTTCCGACCTTCTGGTACAATATTGGCTAATATGTCTTTGCCACACTTTTTACATGGACATGGCATTATGAGAGG GATGGCTATGACAAGTTCAGTTCAGTCTCAGTTATCAAAGCACAACACCCTTTCAATTGGTGGAAATTTGGCAGTTAATGGGAATGCTGGCGGTGGAGCCGCTACAGTTGTATTTGGACATCAGATGTCTTCCGTTTCTTCTATAGAGTTCATAGGTTCAGCTGGGTTACGGTCACTTATTGGGGTGCAGACAACTCG TAACTTATCTTCGCATTTAACTGCCACATCTGGACTTTCACTTTCTTTGAAAGATGGTTCATTGAATCTCACCAACAGTTGGACACGACAACTATCTGAAACTGCAAGTGGAAAT ATACACCTCTCTTTAGGCTCAGAATCAGCCGTGTCAGTAGGTTGGCGAAAGAAACAAGAGAAATTGTCTGCTGCTGGAGAGCTCAAG TGTGGTATAGATTCTTTTGAGGCATCAGCTCATTACAATCATCGCTTTTCATCAAAGTCTCATGGCCGTATTTCAGGAAAAATTGGAAG CACTGCCCTTGAGATTGAAATTGGTGGTGGGAGAAAATTATCCCAGTTCAGCACTGTCCGTATGTTGTATTCAATAGGAATTCAG GGTATCTTTTGGAAATTTGAGTTGCATCGCGGGGGTCAAAAGTTAATTATCCCT GTTTTGCTGTCGAGGCATTTGGATCCTGTGTTTGCAACTGGAGCATTTCTAATTCCAACATCAGTGTACTTCGTACTCAAG AGATTCATTTTGAAACCTTACTACCTTAAGAGGGAAAAGAAGAAGGCGTTAGAGAATATGGAGAAAACTTCTGCACAG GTTCGAGAGGCAAGAGCAGCAGCAGACAAAGCTCAGAAGTTACTACAGAATGTAGCAACGAGAAAACAAAATAGGCAGCAAGAAATAGGGGGCCTGGTAATTTCAAATGCATTGTATGGGAATCTCAAAGCTTTGAAGAAAAGCGATGCACCAGTAGAATCAAATGATTCACAGGTCATTGATGTTAAACTGCCTCTAAATTTCCTTGTCAGCGACTCTGGAGAACTGAAG CTTCATAAAGGCGTAAAGAAGTCTGGCATTATGGGATTCTGTGATCCCTGTCCTGGAGAACCTAAACAGTTGTACGTGGAATACACTTATGGTGGCGGTCGATATGAG GTTACGGTTGACGATTATGACGAGCTGCAAATACCCCAGGAAGAGCAcagaatttga